The Montipora foliosa isolate CH-2021 chromosome 1, ASM3666993v2, whole genome shotgun sequence genome has a window encoding:
- the LOC137970732 gene encoding tropomyosin-like, translated as MSVNSLPVSNVKRKLKNRSPSGNTRYSPEEKRSRVRKITEEERHESDNGVEALQEVHEHDKMEKSIETVEQVSAKLNILDEIERKMNKLDSIEEKMEKFLSRLDDIEKSISLLRCEVNSSKEKQAEIKRFVDEVKDSVDYAHARTDALELKSYKLDVDLKEAKEDLRKKIIFLETYSRRENLKFAGIPEVNSDQEDTKNVLTNFISRQLGIENPEDIEFQRVHRIGKKGDRPRTFCGMLTEKELWETLTN; from the coding sequence ATGTCTGTAAACAGCCTACCAGTATCAAACGTTAAACGTAAACTTAAAAACCGATCGCCATCTGGAAACACACGCTATTCGCCTGAAGAAAAGCGATCGAGAGTGCGCAAGATAACCGAAGAAGAACGCCACGAAAGTGATAACGGCGTCGAAGCATTACAAGAAGTCCACGAGCACGATAAAATGGAAAAGTCAATAGAAACAGTGGAACAAGTATCGGCAAAGCTAAATATACTTGATGAAATAGAAAGAAAGATGAACAAACTGGACAGCATTGaggagaaaatggaaaagtttTTGTCGAGGCTGGACGACATTGAGAAGTCGATTTCATTGCTTAGGTGTGAAGTCAATTCttcgaaagaaaaacaagcagagataaaacgttttgttgaTGAAGTTAAGGACAGTGTCGACTATGCTCATGCAAGAACTGACGCGTTGGAGCTTAAATCATATAAGTTGGATGTTGACTTGAAAGAAGCAAAAGAAGatctaagaaagaaaattatcttcCTAGAAACATACAGTAGACGCGAAAATTTAAAGTTTGCGGGCATCCCGGAGGTAAACAGTGACCAGGAAGATACCAAGAACGTACTGACTAACTTTATATCAAGACAGTTAGGAATTGAGAATCCTGAAGATATAGAATTTCAGCGGGTACACCGAATTGGAAAGAAAGGAGACCGCCCGCGCACTTTCTGCGGTATGCTGACAGAGAAAGAATTATGGGAAACGCTTACAAACTGA
- the LOC137978612 gene encoding histamine H2 receptor-like — protein sequence MENSNMILSSSICSTLLVLYGTEVFVIVAFNFITILVFVKNRSLRKRSMYLILNLAVADMLVGAFSASSKTYYQLGMMCKVWKVKYSTGLGFDVLVPSWSVFPIASLTNLAVISIERAHATFRPFKHRVISKRAYGAIIAASWLLSVLFTISLYAIHITKVGLYFYVWDSFNAFCLFVISFSYVSIAVKVCCGIRPQHLDRAVSREKKLTKTLFIVTLASLLLWLPSTICSFLFFSTDIITSLSPLAINLLNYACTSLYFANSGVNPILYATRMPDFRRAVILLCRRNRQRQVVKV from the coding sequence ATGGAAAATTCCAACATGATCCTTTCTTCTTCTATCTGCTCTACCCTGCTTGTTTTGTATGGAACAGAAGTTTTTGTCATAGTGGCATTCAATTTTATCACCATCCTTGTTTTCGTGAAAAATCGTTCTCTTCGAAAGCGTAGCATGTACTTGATACTTAATCTGGCAGTTGCAGACATGTTAGTTGGGGCATTTTCGGCATCATCTAAAACCTACTATCAATTGGGAATGATGTGCAAGGTTTGGAAGGTAAAATATTCTACAGGCCTAGGGTTTGACGTTCTCGTTCCGTCGTGGAGTGTGTTTCCTATCGCTTCCCTGACAAACCTTGCGGTGATTTCCATAGAAAGGGCGCATGCGACTTTTCGACCATTCAAACATCGCGTTATATCAAAACGGGCTTATGGTGCAATCATCGCTGCCAGTTGGCTTCTTTCTGTCTTGTTTACCATTTCTTTGTACGCTATACACATAACAAAAGTAGGCCTTTATTTTTATGTATGGGATTCATTCAATgcattttgtctttttgttatctctttttcttacgtatccaTTGCTGTAAAAGTTTGTTGCGGCATACGTCCTCAGCACCTGGATCGTGCAGTCAgtagagaaaaaaaactgaCTAAAACATTGTTTATTGTGACTTTAGCATCTTTACTGCTGTGGTTGCCAAGTACAATATgctcttttttgttcttttccacCGACATTATAACCTCCCTTTCACCGTTAGCAATTAATTTATTGAATTATGCGTGTACCTCTCTCTACTTCGCAAACTCCGGTGTTAATCCTATTCTGTATGCAACCAGGATGCCAGATTTCAGAAGAGCTGTAATCTTACTTTGTCGGCGGAACCGTCAAAGACAGGTTGTGAAGGTCTGA
- the LOC137970722 gene encoding uncharacterized protein, translated as MARVYMLSPCANSQRNESLNNTIARKNPKTRYYGGSVSNDFRVACGVAQRNLGYGYVSTALEVLNIEPGYFCTSHEDLIGKKVFSDRNRKATKNFKYRRNQLRGQKSSQNCQKKAKEGKTYETAVALNLDTSVNQPTPRTHTHIEHLLENISDNELHEYETLVPSYYAQPDMPKLTYDPNQTYTFVVFDTETTCTGKNAELCQLSAIHENQVFSKYILPTENVSTGASRVNKLSVQNINGIRKLLKENQPVETVSLDKALQEFIPFLVK; from the exons ATGGCAAGAGTTTACATG CTTTCCCCATGTGCCAACTCTCAACGGAATGAAAGTCTAAATAATACCATAGCAAGAAAAAACCCCAAAACCCGGTATTACGGAGGAAGTGTGAGCAACGACTTTAGAGTAGCCTGTGGTGTGGCCCAAAGAAATCTTGGCTATGGCTATGTGAGTACAGCGTTAGAGGTACTGAATATCGAACCTGGCTATTTTTGTACATCACATGAAGATCTGATTGGCAAAAAAGTGTTCAGTGACAGAAACCGAAAGGCTACGAAAAATTTCAAGTATAGGAGAAATCAATTACGGGGTCAGAAATCCAgtcaaaattgtcaaaaaaaagCTAAGGAGGGAAAAACTTATGAAACTGCAGTTGCTTTGAATCTGGATACAAGTGTCAATCAGCCTACACCAAGAACTCACACGCACATTGAACATCTCTTGGAAAACATTTCTGATAATGAGCTTCATGAGTATGAAACACTAGTGCCATCTTACTATGCTCAGCCTGATATGCCAAAACTGACTTACGATCCAAACCAAACTTacacttttgttgtttttgacacCGAGACTACCTGCACCGGGAAAAATGCAGAACTCTGTCAGCTGTCCGCCATTCATGAAAATCAAGTGTTTTCAAAGTACATTCTACCGACAGAAAATGTGAGTACTGGAGCTTCACGAGTGAACAAACTATCTGTACAAAATATCAATGGAatcagaaaattattgaaagaaaacCAACCAGTGGAAACTGTCTCTCTTGATAAAGCGCTTCAAGAGTTCATACCTTTCTTAGTCAAGTAA